From the genome of Gemmatimonas phototrophica, one region includes:
- the mnmG gene encoding tRNA uridine-5-carboxymethylaminomethyl(34) synthesis enzyme MnmG: MPTDLIPSPTSATLEATFDVIVVGGGHAGTEAAVSAARSGAKVALITGALEQIGQLSCNPAIGGIAKGTVVREVDALGGIMARATDLASVQFRMLNRGKGPAVWAPRAQCDRGLYRRAVRTLLEAQPNLLTMQGMVARLLFDEGATAGTRRIAGVETAEGRRFGARAVVLTTGTFGRGTMHIGTGTRISGGRAGEAPSVLLGEQLDAVGLTTERFKTGTPPRIDGRSVRYDVTERQDSEIELFDYSWSHFWTTPRRSHHAESTTRHPVQMPCWITWLEESGTEIITDHINESAMYGGAIASRGPRYCPSVEDKVVKFPDKTRHQLFLEPEGHDTTELYVNGLSTSLPAPVQLEILRSVPGLEHVRMTRAGYAIEYDYYPPTQLDASLGSRAIDGLYFAGQVNGTTGYEEAAGQGVIAGINAARCTQAREPLVLGRETSYIGVLVNDLITRGVDEPYRLFTSRSEFRLTVRQDNALSRLAPIADEAGLFTGVERDVMASRLSAVRDALALAERTSMTPEVADPLLVAAGSRPLQHAVRAVELTKRQDISLQSLFDAAGVGADLPRDAVIGAELEIKYAGYFDKERSRAARLTAQGALPLPTSLKYDEIRTISIEARQKLARLRPATLAQASAIPGISPADLQNLMWEVRRQTTSI, encoded by the coding sequence ATGCCGACTGACCTCATCCCCTCCCCCACCAGTGCCACCCTCGAAGCCACGTTCGATGTGATCGTGGTGGGCGGCGGACATGCGGGTACCGAAGCGGCGGTGTCGGCCGCCCGCAGTGGGGCCAAGGTCGCGCTCATTACCGGCGCGCTTGAACAGATCGGGCAGCTCTCCTGCAATCCCGCCATTGGCGGCATTGCCAAGGGGACCGTGGTGCGCGAGGTGGATGCGCTGGGCGGTATCATGGCGCGCGCCACCGACCTGGCGAGTGTGCAGTTCCGCATGCTCAATCGCGGCAAGGGGCCGGCCGTGTGGGCGCCGCGCGCGCAATGTGATCGCGGATTGTACCGGCGAGCGGTGCGCACGTTGCTGGAAGCGCAGCCCAATCTGCTCACCATGCAGGGGATGGTCGCGCGGCTGCTCTTCGACGAAGGCGCTACCGCCGGTACCCGTCGCATTGCCGGCGTGGAAACCGCCGAAGGGCGTCGCTTTGGTGCGCGTGCGGTGGTGCTCACCACTGGCACCTTTGGACGTGGCACCATGCACATTGGCACCGGCACGCGCATCAGTGGTGGCCGCGCTGGTGAAGCGCCCAGTGTGCTGCTGGGTGAACAGCTCGACGCCGTAGGGCTCACTACAGAGCGTTTCAAGACCGGCACACCGCCGCGCATCGACGGGCGGAGTGTGCGCTACGACGTGACGGAGCGACAGGACAGCGAGATTGAGCTGTTCGATTATTCGTGGTCGCATTTCTGGACCACCCCGCGCCGCTCGCACCATGCGGAGAGCACCACGCGTCATCCGGTGCAGATGCCCTGCTGGATTACGTGGCTTGAAGAATCGGGCACAGAGATCATCACCGATCATATCAATGAGTCGGCGATGTACGGTGGCGCCATTGCGTCACGCGGGCCGCGCTATTGCCCGAGTGTCGAAGACAAGGTCGTGAAGTTTCCCGACAAGACACGACATCAGCTCTTCCTCGAACCCGAGGGGCACGACACCACCGAGCTGTATGTGAACGGCCTCTCCACGAGTCTGCCGGCACCGGTGCAGTTGGAGATTCTGCGCTCCGTGCCGGGGTTGGAGCATGTGCGCATGACCCGCGCCGGCTACGCGATTGAATACGATTACTATCCGCCCACACAGCTCGATGCGTCGCTCGGTTCGCGCGCCATTGATGGGCTGTATTTCGCCGGGCAGGTGAATGGCACCACCGGCTACGAAGAAGCGGCGGGTCAGGGCGTCATTGCCGGCATCAACGCCGCGCGGTGTACGCAGGCGCGTGAGCCACTCGTACTGGGGCGCGAAACGAGTTACATCGGCGTGCTGGTGAATGACCTCATCACGCGCGGCGTTGATGAGCCGTATCGGCTGTTTACCTCCCGCAGCGAATTCCGGCTCACCGTTCGGCAGGACAACGCGCTGTCGCGATTGGCACCGATTGCCGACGAGGCCGGGCTGTTCACCGGCGTGGAACGCGATGTCATGGCCTCGCGCCTCTCGGCGGTGCGCGATGCGCTCGCCCTGGCCGAACGCACCAGCATGACGCCGGAGGTGGCCGACCCGCTGCTGGTGGCCGCCGGCTCCCGTCCGCTGCAGCATGCGGTGCGGGCGGTGGAGCTTACCAAGCGGCAGGACATTTCCCTGCAATCGCTCTTTGATGCCGCCGGGGTGGGCGCCGATCTCCCACGGGATGCCGTAATTGGCGCCGAGCTGGAGATCAAATACGCCGGCTACTTCGACAAGGAGCGCTCGCGCGCCGCTCGGCTCACTGCCCAAGGGGCCCTGCCCCTCCCCACGTCGCTCAAATACGACGAGATCCGAACGATCTCCATTGAAGCGCGGCAGAAACTGGCCCGCCTGCGCCCCGCGACGCTGGCCCAGGCCAGCGCCATTCCCGGCATCAGCCCCGCCGACCTGCAGAAC
- a CDS encoding YheT family hydrolase — MMPSSRPYRPAWWLPDPHSATLWGRLGRREPRLPVRTERWDTPDGDFVELARLDGQRGPDSPRLLLFHGLEGGVHSHYARAMFREARSRGWAADLLLFRTCGSEPNRLPRSYHSGETSDPLWVVRQLVTAFPNAPLGLMGVSLGGNVLCKMLGEEGDALPAQVRGAVAMSVPFDLAEASRYIGRGFGAVYEKFFLKSLIPKALAKISRHPELAPLQVVRQARTLWQFDDAFTAPLHGFRDAADYYARASSLPYLSRIQRPTLLLSAVDDPFLPPAVLDRVRTELAGNSAVEMEFPARGGHVGFTSYSGPLTPWYYGEWRAAEFLGRRMEPRGAAL; from the coding sequence ATGATGCCTTCGTCCCGTCCATATCGCCCCGCCTGGTGGCTCCCCGACCCGCACAGCGCCACGCTGTGGGGACGCCTGGGGCGCCGGGAGCCGCGGCTGCCCGTGCGGACGGAGCGCTGGGACACCCCCGACGGCGACTTTGTGGAGCTGGCTCGGCTCGACGGTCAGCGCGGTCCCGACAGTCCTCGGCTCCTCCTCTTTCATGGCCTTGAGGGTGGTGTGCACTCGCACTACGCGCGCGCCATGTTCCGCGAGGCCCGGTCCCGGGGGTGGGCCGCCGACCTGCTGCTCTTCCGCACTTGTGGTTCGGAGCCGAACCGCCTACCCCGGAGCTACCACTCTGGCGAGACCAGTGACCCGCTCTGGGTGGTCCGCCAACTGGTCACCGCCTTCCCCAATGCTCCGCTGGGGCTCATGGGTGTGAGCCTGGGGGGCAACGTGCTCTGCAAGATGCTGGGGGAGGAGGGGGATGCACTCCCGGCGCAGGTGCGTGGGGCCGTGGCCATGTCGGTCCCGTTCGATCTGGCCGAGGCGTCGCGGTATATCGGGCGGGGGTTCGGGGCCGTATACGAGAAGTTCTTTCTCAAGTCGCTCATCCCCAAGGCGCTGGCCAAGATCTCGCGGCATCCGGAGTTGGCCCCGCTGCAGGTGGTGCGGCAGGCCCGCACGCTCTGGCAATTCGACGATGCCTTTACGGCGCCGTTGCACGGGTTCAGGGATGCCGCCGACTATTACGCCCGCGCCAGCTCCCTCCCGTATCTTTCGCGTATTCAGCGCCCCACCTTGCTGCTCAGTGCGGTGGACGACCCGTTTCTTCCGCCGGCGGTGCTGGACCGGGTGCGCACTGAACTTGCCGGCAATAGCGCCGTCGAGATGGAATTCCCGGCTCGCGGCGGCCATGTGGGGTTCACGTCGTACTCGGGTCCGCTCACGCCCTGGTATTATGGCGAGTGGCGGGCGGCCGAGTTTCTGGGTCGAAGGATGGAGCCGCGTGGTGCAGCGCTCTAG
- a CDS encoding dicarboxylate/amino acid:cation symporter has product MLKKIVRNLTFQVIVAVTLGVLLGVVAPDFAKSLKPIGDTFINLVKMVITPIIFLTIVHGIASMADLSKLGRVGGKALLYFEIVSTFALGIGLVVVNLTKPGKGLDISALAKGDVSKYLAAGEKQSMLEFFLHIVPSNVVAAFASGDLLPVVFFAVLFGVALTAVGDAGRDIADLLVRFQAVFFRIVAMVMVLAPVGAFGAMAYTVGTFGLKTLLPLGRLMLDVYVTMALFIFIVLGSICRAYGFRIWPFLRYIKEEILLVLGTSSSEAALPRMLEKLERYGCAKPVVGLVIPTGYSFNLDGTSIYLSMAAIFIAQVYGIDLPIGEQLTLLGILMLTSKGAAGVTGSGFIVLASTLAATRTVPVEGVALLLGVDRFMSEARAITNLIGNGVATLVVSRSENAFDDEKRAIAEAGM; this is encoded by the coding sequence GTGCTCAAGAAAATTGTCCGCAACCTGACCTTTCAGGTCATCGTCGCGGTGACCCTCGGTGTCCTCCTCGGCGTCGTCGCCCCGGATTTCGCCAAGTCGCTCAAGCCCATTGGTGACACGTTCATCAATCTCGTGAAGATGGTGATCACGCCGATCATCTTCCTCACCATCGTGCATGGTATTGCCAGCATGGCCGATCTGTCCAAGCTGGGGCGCGTGGGAGGAAAGGCGCTGCTCTACTTCGAGATTGTATCCACCTTTGCGCTGGGCATTGGGCTGGTGGTGGTGAATCTCACGAAGCCGGGCAAAGGACTCGACATCAGTGCGCTCGCCAAGGGGGACGTGAGCAAATATCTCGCGGCCGGCGAAAAGCAGAGCATGCTGGAGTTCTTCCTGCACATCGTGCCCAGCAACGTGGTGGCCGCGTTTGCGAGTGGCGATCTGCTGCCGGTGGTGTTCTTTGCCGTACTTTTTGGTGTAGCGCTCACCGCCGTGGGTGATGCGGGGCGCGACATTGCCGATCTGCTGGTGCGTTTCCAGGCGGTGTTCTTTCGCATCGTGGCCATGGTGATGGTGCTGGCGCCGGTGGGCGCGTTCGGGGCCATGGCGTATACGGTGGGCACCTTCGGTCTCAAGACGCTGCTGCCGCTGGGACGCCTGATGCTCGATGTCTACGTCACGATGGCGCTGTTCATCTTCATTGTGCTCGGCTCCATCTGTCGCGCGTACGGTTTCCGCATCTGGCCGTTTCTGCGCTACATCAAGGAAGAAATTCTGCTGGTGCTGGGCACCTCAAGCAGCGAAGCCGCACTGCCGCGCATGCTGGAAAAGCTGGAGCGCTACGGCTGCGCCAAGCCGGTGGTGGGGCTCGTTATTCCCACCGGGTATTCGTTCAACCTCGATGGCACGAGTATCTACCTCAGCATGGCAGCCATCTTCATTGCGCAGGTGTACGGCATTGATCTGCCCATTGGCGAACAGCTCACGCTCCTGGGCATTCTGATGCTCACCAGCAAGGGCGCGGCAGGTGTAACGGGCTCGGGGTTCATTGTGCTCGCGTCAACACTGGCCGCGACGCGCACCGTTCCCGTGGAAGGGGTGGCGCTGCTGCTGGGCGTGGATCGCTTCATGAGCGAAGCGCGCGCCATTACGAATCTCATTGGCAACGGCGTGGCCACGCTGGTGGTGTCACGCAGTGAAAACGCGTTCGATGATGAGAAGCGCGCGATTGCTGAGGCGGGGATGTAA
- a CDS encoding sugar O-acetyltransferase produces the protein MTNAPETERTRMRAGLPYNSRDPELLALTHRARARLQQFEQTPSNATVPRLQVLRDLLGHIGDGVWIEAPFFCDYGAHISIGAHTFINMNVVMLDSANITIGEKVLIGPGVQLLTASHPVATAERLPAEWTPGSGQSPYVTTASPIVIGDGAWIGAGSLIMPGVTIGAGAVIGAGSVVTSDVPAGMLAFGNPCTVQRAV, from the coding sequence ATGACCAATGCCCCAGAAACCGAGCGGACCCGCATGCGTGCCGGACTGCCGTACAATTCGCGCGATCCGGAGCTGCTGGCGCTCACCCACCGGGCCCGGGCTCGGCTGCAGCAGTTCGAGCAGACGCCCTCCAACGCCACCGTACCGCGGCTGCAGGTGCTGCGGGACCTGCTGGGGCACATTGGCGACGGGGTCTGGATTGAGGCGCCGTTCTTCTGCGACTACGGGGCCCACATCTCCATCGGAGCGCACACGTTCATCAACATGAACGTCGTCATGCTCGACTCGGCCAACATCACCATTGGCGAGAAGGTCCTGATTGGTCCGGGCGTGCAGCTGCTCACCGCCTCGCATCCGGTGGCCACGGCCGAGCGCCTGCCCGCCGAGTGGACCCCTGGCAGCGGACAGTCCCCGTATGTGACCACCGCCAGCCCAATCGTGATTGGCGACGGCGCGTGGATTGGCGCCGGTTCTCTTATCATGCCCGGTGTCACCATTGGCGCAGGTGCGGTCATTGGCGCCGGCAGCGTGGTGACCAGCGATGTCCCGGCGGGAATGCTCGCCTTCGGGAATCCGTGCACGGTGCAGCGGGCGGTGTAG
- a CDS encoding arsenate reductase family protein — translation MPPADLLVQIFGTKKSADTRKALRFFAERRVKTHFVDLAERAASLGELKRFTQKFGVEAILDRDSKRFADLGLRTALYGEEKWLSILADEPFMLKQPLVRLQNKLCVGVDEKLFKDWLA, via the coding sequence ATGCCCCCGGCCGACCTCCTTGTTCAGATATTTGGCACCAAAAAGAGTGCCGATACCCGAAAAGCGCTGCGATTCTTTGCCGAACGCCGCGTGAAAACGCATTTCGTGGACCTCGCCGAGCGTGCCGCCTCGCTGGGTGAGCTGAAGCGGTTCACGCAGAAATTCGGCGTGGAGGCCATTCTCGATCGCGACAGCAAGCGCTTTGCCGACCTCGGGCTGCGCACGGCGCTCTACGGCGAAGAGAAGTGGCTGTCGATCCTGGCCGACGAACCGTTCATGCTGAAGCAGCCGCTGGTACGACTGCAGAACAAGTTGTGCGTGGGTGTTGATGAGAAGCTGTTCAAGGACTGGCTGGCGTAA
- a CDS encoding YncE family protein, which produces MRRAFLLTALLAIVTPLHAQVAGLTGTLVVTNKTPGTATIIDVGTGATLATLPTGNGPHEIVLTQDGRTAIVTDYGTGPAPGSTLTFIDVPRRKVTRTASLGEYRRPHGLVLLPGDSLVAVTSEANRALLLVRVATGEIPKVIPTNQNGSHMVGITASGTRGWTGNIGSNTVSELDLVAGTSLRTIAVPNQPEAINVTPDGAEVWVGSNQTGLISVVNSVSGTVSTAAEGFGWPYRVLYSPDSKLVLMPDLRKEELRFIDRASRKELARLSLPGKGPQGIIFAPNGTYAFLSFSTGSAVAIIDVAQRKIVGELKAGETPDGVVYTPRVF; this is translated from the coding sequence ATGCGCCGCGCCTTTTTGCTGACGGCCCTGCTGGCCATCGTCACTCCCCTGCACGCGCAGGTGGCTGGACTCACCGGCACGCTCGTGGTGACCAACAAGACGCCGGGCACGGCCACCATCATTGATGTGGGGACCGGCGCCACGCTGGCCACGCTCCCCACCGGCAACGGGCCGCACGAAATCGTGCTCACGCAAGACGGGCGCACCGCCATCGTGACCGATTATGGTACCGGCCCGGCACCGGGGAGCACGCTCACGTTCATCGACGTCCCCAGACGCAAGGTGACGCGCACGGCCTCGCTCGGCGAATACCGCCGCCCGCATGGTCTCGTGCTGCTCCCCGGCGACTCGCTCGTGGCCGTCACCAGCGAAGCCAACCGGGCCCTGCTGCTGGTGCGCGTCGCCACGGGAGAAATTCCCAAGGTCATTCCCACCAACCAGAACGGCTCGCACATGGTGGGCATCACCGCCAGCGGTACCCGCGGCTGGACAGGCAACATTGGCAGCAACACCGTCTCAGAACTCGATCTCGTGGCCGGCACATCGCTGCGCACCATTGCCGTGCCCAACCAGCCGGAAGCCATCAACGTGACCCCCGATGGCGCCGAGGTGTGGGTGGGGAGCAACCAGACCGGGCTGATCAGTGTGGTGAACAGCGTCTCCGGCACCGTGAGCACGGCCGCCGAGGGCTTTGGCTGGCCGTACCGTGTGCTCTATTCGCCCGACAGCAAGCTCGTACTCATGCCCGACCTGCGCAAAGAAGAGCTGCGCTTCATTGACCGCGCGTCGCGCAAGGAACTCGCGCGCCTCTCGCTCCCCGGCAAAGGACCGCAGGGCATCATCTTCGCCCCCAACGGCACGTACGCCTTTCTGTCATTCAGCACGGGCAGCGCCGTTGCCATTATCGACGTGGCCCAACGCAAAATTGTCGGTGAACTCAAGGCCGGTGAAACACCCGATGGCGTGGTCTATACGCCGAGAGTTTTCTAA
- a CDS encoding DUF1905 domain-containing protein yields the protein MARSRFSATNAVGHSFSGTFTATLFRYPGKGGWTFVEVPDELAPPVTHGWGRTPVTASMGGVSWETSVWRGKDGRTLLALPKKVRGSLGEGDHVTCRIQFSAL from the coding sequence ATGGCACGATCGCGCTTTTCGGCTACGAACGCCGTCGGACATTCGTTCAGCGGGACGTTTACCGCCACCCTGTTCCGTTATCCTGGCAAGGGCGGCTGGACCTTTGTTGAGGTGCCCGACGAGTTGGCGCCGCCGGTCACGCACGGTTGGGGACGAACCCCGGTCACGGCGTCGATGGGTGGCGTATCATGGGAAACCAGCGTGTGGCGCGGGAAAGATGGTCGGACGCTCCTGGCGCTTCCGAAAAAGGTACGAGGGTCGTTGGGCGAAGGTGATCACGTCACGTGTCGCATTCAGTTTTCCGCGCTGTAA
- a CDS encoding aldo/keto reductase, which translates to MLSPIVAGVWRMASWNWTPQERLRWIEQCLELGVTSFDHADIYGAYTVEALFGEALALAPGLRQRMQLVTKCGIQLRVPARPDTRIKHYDTSAQHIVRSVENSLAALGTDHIERLLLHRPDALMDADEVAGAFERLQESGKVQQFGVSNFSVAQFELLHARFPLVTNQIEWHPLHRAPLHDGTLDQAQRMRAHPMIWSPLAGGALFTSHAEDAMRVRGVLTSIGAQYGVSAATVAFAWILRHPSRPHPIAGSRRIEAMQEAVAAVGVRLDAQEWTEILCAATGEEVP; encoded by the coding sequence ATGCTCTCCCCCATCGTTGCCGGTGTCTGGCGCATGGCCTCCTGGAACTGGACGCCGCAGGAGCGCCTGCGCTGGATTGAGCAGTGTCTCGAACTGGGCGTGACGAGCTTTGATCACGCCGACATCTACGGCGCGTACACCGTGGAGGCGCTCTTTGGCGAGGCGCTGGCGCTGGCGCCGGGGCTGCGGCAGCGGATGCAGCTGGTGACCAAATGCGGCATTCAGCTGCGCGTGCCGGCGCGCCCCGATACGCGCATCAAGCACTACGACACCTCGGCCCAGCACATTGTGCGCAGCGTGGAGAACAGTTTGGCGGCGCTCGGCACCGACCACATTGAACGTCTGCTGCTGCATCGCCCCGATGCCCTCATGGATGCGGATGAAGTGGCCGGCGCGTTCGAGAGGCTGCAGGAGAGCGGCAAGGTGCAGCAGTTTGGCGTGTCGAATTTCAGCGTCGCGCAATTCGAACTGCTTCACGCGCGCTTTCCGCTGGTGACCAACCAGATTGAGTGGCACCCGCTGCACCGGGCGCCGCTGCACGATGGCACGCTCGATCAGGCCCAGCGCATGCGCGCGCATCCCATGATCTGGTCGCCGCTGGCGGGCGGTGCGCTGTTCACCAGCCACGCCGAAGACGCCATGCGCGTGCGCGGGGTGCTTACCAGCATTGGTGCGCAGTATGGCGTGAGTGCGGCGACGGTCGCGTTTGCGTGGATCCTGCGGCATCCCAGCCGGCCGCATCCCATTGCCGGCTCGCGTCGTATTGAGGCGATGCAGGAAGCGGTGGCGGCGGTGGGGGTGCGGCTGGATGCGCAGGAGTGGACGGAGATTCTTTGCGCGGCGACGGGGGAGGAGGTGCCATGA
- a CDS encoding 3-keto-disaccharide hydrolase — protein MMGALLAAFPLSAQQAPLGGWPQHSRARPAPPVVTPGPHVSVLPPRDAVVLFDGASLNAWMMSDSTPAKWRVVDGAFEVTPGTGTLVTRAAFGDVQLHIEFMSPNPSKGRDQDRGNSGVFFGGGRYEVQVLDSYKNPTYADGQAASLYGQYPPLVNASRVPGEWQSYDITYKRPRFAATGKVLQPAVLTVVHNGVLVQDHRALIGPTANGSRPPYEKHEDRLPLMLQDHDHPVRFRNVWVRNLEALPQETVQYRTPQGDVFRALGETDAVVKARAALGGNYRNVSNVIALGVAQSGVRQFREAITTFTRGLAALPATGRNVKDEAMLLRWRGHRYLSVREFAKAEADLTRGLALDGTNYGILFHLGVLRFHAGRFADAAALFARAQPVAPDGGERAGSTDWLWMSLARAGRVAEANAMLVKRIDQQPDPKPAPPGYAYVTRLKLYRGEITPEQLIGDNEVDDVSISTLAYGLGNWYMVKGDTVNARAAWQRAVQSGGWPGFGFNVAEAELRRLGARRRAR, from the coding sequence ATGATGGGGGCGCTTCTTGCTGCGTTTCCGCTGAGCGCGCAGCAGGCGCCGTTGGGAGGATGGCCGCAGCATTCGCGGGCGCGGCCGGCGCCGCCGGTGGTGACGCCCGGGCCACATGTGAGTGTGTTGCCGCCGCGTGATGCGGTGGTGCTCTTTGATGGCGCGTCGCTGAACGCGTGGATGATGAGCGACAGCACGCCGGCCAAGTGGCGCGTGGTGGATGGCGCCTTTGAAGTGACGCCGGGCACGGGCACGCTGGTAACGCGCGCCGCCTTTGGTGATGTGCAGCTGCACATCGAGTTCATGTCCCCCAATCCGTCCAAGGGGCGCGATCAGGACCGCGGCAACAGCGGCGTGTTTTTTGGCGGCGGCCGCTACGAAGTGCAGGTGCTCGATTCGTACAAGAACCCCACGTACGCCGACGGGCAGGCGGCGAGTTTGTACGGGCAGTATCCGCCGCTGGTGAATGCGAGCCGAGTGCCGGGGGAGTGGCAGAGCTACGACATCACGTACAAGCGACCGCGCTTTGCTGCCACCGGCAAGGTGCTGCAGCCCGCGGTGCTTACGGTGGTGCATAACGGCGTGCTGGTGCAGGATCATCGCGCGCTCATTGGCCCTACGGCCAACGGTTCGCGCCCGCCGTACGAAAAGCATGAGGACCGGCTGCCGCTCATGCTGCAGGACCATGATCATCCGGTGCGCTTCCGTAACGTGTGGGTGCGCAACCTGGAGGCGCTGCCACAGGAAACGGTGCAGTACCGCACGCCGCAGGGCGATGTCTTTCGTGCGCTCGGCGAGACGGATGCCGTGGTGAAAGCGCGTGCGGCACTCGGCGGCAACTATCGCAATGTGAGCAACGTGATTGCGCTAGGTGTGGCGCAGTCGGGGGTGCGGCAGTTTCGCGAAGCCATTACCACGTTTACGCGTGGACTGGCGGCGCTACCGGCTACGGGTCGCAACGTGAAAGACGAAGCGATGCTGCTGCGTTGGCGCGGGCATCGCTATCTGTCGGTGCGCGAGTTTGCCAAGGCGGAGGCCGACCTTACGCGCGGGTTGGCGCTGGATGGCACGAACTACGGCATTCTGTTCCACCTTGGTGTGCTGCGGTTTCACGCCGGGCGCTTTGCCGACGCGGCCGCCCTGTTTGCGCGCGCACAGCCCGTGGCGCCGGATGGTGGCGAGCGGGCCGGCAGTACGGACTGGTTGTGGATGTCGCTGGCGCGGGCGGGGCGTGTAGCAGAAGCCAATGCCATGCTGGTCAAACGTATTGATCAGCAGCCTGACCCCAAGCCGGCGCCGCCGGGGTACGCGTACGTCACGCGGCTCAAGCTGTATCGGGGGGAGATCACCCCGGAGCAGCTCATTGGTGACAACGAAGTGGATGACGTGAGCATCTCCACGCTCGCCTATGGCCTGGGCAACTGGTACATGGTGAAGGGCGATACCGTTAACGCGCGGGCCGCGTGGCAGCGTGCGGTGCAGAGCGGTGGCTGGCCGGGCTTTGGCTTCAACGTGGCGGAAGCGGAACTGCGGCGGCTCGGGGCGCGGCGGCGGGCTCGGTAA
- a CDS encoding RNA polymerase sigma factor: MTIPAEPGLDGVPDPHSPPDALLIRQVLAGQTDAFAALVDRYHAQCLRVATHLLADSDDAEDVVQDAFVRAYRHLGSYHERDKFGGWLMRILVNQCRTRATKNARYVALDPELHTEHLSVSADDDALSRRAELAHAMSHLGAEAREALVLRFGEELSYEEMSALTGVGVSALKMRVQRACQRLRTLLTEHLSS; this comes from the coding sequence GTGACGATTCCCGCCGAACCCGGGTTGGATGGCGTGCCCGATCCTCATTCACCCCCCGATGCGCTCCTGATCCGCCAGGTGCTGGCCGGCCAGACCGACGCCTTTGCGGCGTTGGTTGACCGGTACCACGCGCAGTGTCTGCGTGTGGCCACCCATCTGCTGGCCGATTCCGACGACGCCGAAGACGTGGTGCAGGACGCCTTCGTCCGCGCCTACCGTCATCTGGGCAGTTATCACGAGCGCGACAAGTTTGGCGGCTGGCTCATGCGCATTCTGGTGAACCAGTGCCGCACGCGCGCCACCAAGAACGCCCGCTACGTGGCGCTCGACCCGGAGCTGCACACCGAGCATCTGTCGGTGAGCGCTGACGACGATGCGCTGAGCCGCCGCGCCGAGTTGGCGCACGCCATGTCCCATCTGGGGGCGGAAGCGCGCGAGGCGCTGGTCTTACGGTTCGGCGAAGAACTGAGCTACGAAGAGATGTCGGCCCTGACGGGCGTGGGTGTGTCCGCGCTCAAGATGCGTGTTCAGCGCGCCTGCCAACGTCTTCGCACCCTGCTTACGGAGCACCTGTCCTCATGA